CACGAAGGAGCGGTCGATCTTCAGGCAGTGGATCGGGAAGCGCTTCAGGTTGGCCAGGCTCGAATAGCCGGTGCCGAAATCGTCGACCGCCAGGTGCACGCCAATGCTCGACAGGCGCGCCATGGCCGCGGCGACGTCGGCCGTATTCTCCATCAGCATGCTCTCGGTGATCTCGAGCGTCAGCCAGGACGGCGCGCAGCCGGTGTCGAGCAGCAGGCGCTCGACTTTCGCCGCCAGGTCCTGCTCGCGGAACTGGCGCGCCGACATGTTCACGCTCATGCGCGGCGGCGCGCCGCCGGTGAGGCGGGCGAAGCGGGCCTGCTGGCGCAGCGCTTCCTCGAGCACCCACTCGCCGATCGGCACGATCAGGCCGGTCTCCTCGGCCAACGGGATGAACTCGTCGGGCGCTACCATCGCCCCGCCCTCCGGCTGCCAGCGCAGCAGCGCCTCGACGCCGACGATGCGCCCGCTGGCGGCGTCGACCTGCGGCTGGTAGTGCAGCACGAACTCGTTGCGCAGCAGGCCGCGCTGCAAGCCGTTCTCGATGCGCAGGTGCTGCTCGGCCTTGGTGGCCAGGTCGGCCGCGTAGAAGGCGTAGTGATTGCCGCCGCTGGTCTTGGCGCGGTACATCGCGCTGTCGGCCGCCTTCAGCAGGGACGCGCTGTCGCCGCCGTCGTCCGGGTACATGGCGATGCCGATGCTCCCGGACGGGAACACTTCCTGGCCGCACAGCGGCAGCGGCTGGAACAGGCTGTCGAGCAGCTTGGCCGCGACCAGCGCGGCATCGTCCGGGCCGCCCAGGTCGGGCAGCACCACCACGAATTCGTCGCCGCCCTGGCGCGCCACGGTGTCGCTGTCCCGCAGCGCGCCGCCCAGGCGCCGCGCGATCTCGACGATCAGGCGGTCGCCGGCCTCGTGCCCGAGGCTGTCGTTGACGTGCTTGAAGCGGTCGAGGTCGATGAACATCACGCCCACCTTCCTGCGCGCGCGGTGGGCCTGGGCGATCGCCCGGTCCAGGCGGTCCTGCAGCAGCATGCGGTTCGGCAGCCCGGTCAGGGCGTCGTGGCTGGCCATGCGCAACAGCGCTTCCTCGGCCTCCTTGCGGCGCGAGATGTCCTCGACCGCGACGATCAGCCGGAGCTGGCCGGACGCCGCCTCGCGCATGCTGGAGGCGCTCAGCGCCACCCACACCGTGCGCCCGTCCTGGCAGCGGTAGCGCGTCTCGCGCCGGAAGTCGCGCTCCTCGCCGGCCACCAGGCGCGCGAACTGCGCCTTGTCCTCGTCCAGTTCGTCCGGATGGGTGATCTGGTGAAAGAAGCGCTGCAGCAGGTCGATCTCGGTATAGCCGACGATGCGCGACAGCTTGCGGTTCACACGCAGGAAGCGTCCTTCGCGCGACAGCAGCGCGATGCCGATCGCGGCCTGGCTGAAGATCAGGCGGAAGAACTCCTCGCTTTCCTGCAGGCGCAGCCTGGCCTGGCGGCGGAAGGTGACGTCCTGGCCGATCAGGAGCAGCAGCGCGTCGCCGGCCTGGCGCGTGCGGCGGATGTTGAACTCGAACCAGCGCACGCCGTCGGCGTGACCGTCGACCGGCACCACCACCCCATCCTGCGCCGCGCCGGTCCCCCGCGCGGTCTCCAGCGCGGCCGCCAGCCGCTCGCCCGGCGCGGCGGCCGGGATCAGCGTCTCGAGCGGCGGCAGGCCGGCGAGCGCGTCGTCGGGAATGCCGAGCATGGCGCTCATGGTGCTGTTGATGGAGCGTACGCGGCCTTCGGCGTCGACCACCAGCAGGCCCGCCGGCATGCCGTCGATGACCTGCTGCGCCAGGTCTTCGCCGATCCCGCCGGCAATCGCTTCCATTGAATTATCTGATCCGCTCATGACACCCGTTGCTCGATGAATGCGCCCACGCGCCGTCTGAAGGACCGCGCTGCGGCAGGCGTTGGCGCAGCGGGCCAGGTGCGCCCTCTTCCGAGGCAGCGCATGAGCGATCAGGAGGGAAATTCCGTCGTGAAACTCTTGTGTTCTTCCAGCATCGTCACATTCTAGCGATCGCTACCTGTACATACGAACAATTGATTATAAAAGCTCGTCAATTGTTGCTACAAAGCCTCATCAATAAGCTGGCCTTTTGCGCTTAGGCAATATTCCCTGCGACCGGCCTGCTACAACCGACACCTGGACCAGCACTGGGAGAAAGGCATGAACTGCAAGTCGATCATGGGAGCGGCGCTCATCGTCAGCGCAATGGCCGGAGCGGAGGCCGCGCTGGCCGCCGCCGCGGGCGAAGTCACGGTCAGCGTCACGCCGGAGCGCCAGAACCTGGCGAAGAGCGACGACGTGGTGGTGCGCGTCACCGTCACCAACGCGAGCGCGGCTACCCAATACCTGCTGAAGTGGCAGACCCCGTTCGGCGCGATCGAGGCGCCGCTGTTCGAGGTCACGCGCGACGGCCTGCCGGTGCGCTACCTGGGCATGCAGGTCAAGCGCCCCGCCCCTGGCGCCGCCGACTACGTCGCGCTCAAGCCGGGCGCCTCGCGCAGCGTGCGGGTCGAGCTGTCCGCGCTGTACGACATGGCCATCACCGGCGCCTACAGCGTGCGCTGGCGCGCCGATGCGACGCAGGTGTTCAGCCGGCCCGGCGTGGCGCGCGCGAGCGCCAGGCCGGAGACGGGCCCCGCCGCGGTGTGGATCGATGGCCGCCTGCCGCGCGGCGCGCCCGAGGCGTCGGCAGCGGCGCCCGAGAGCCCGGCTGGCCTGTCCTTCAACCGCTGCTCGAACGCCCAGCAGGAGACGATCGCGAGCGCCGCCCAGGCCGCCCAGGCGATGGCGCAGGACGCCAATCTCTACCTGCAGGCCAAGGCCCTGGGCGCGCGCTACGGCAGCTGGTTCGGCGCAGTCGACGCCGAACGTTCGGCCACCGCGCTGCGCCACTTCCAGGCGATCGGCGACGCCTTCGCGAACAAGCCGGTGACGGTCGACTGCAGCTGCAAGCAGGCCTACTACGCCTACGTGTATCCGAACCAGCCGTACAGGATCTACGTCTGCAAGGCCTTCTGGAGCGCGCCGCCGACCGGCACCGATTCCAAGGGCGGGACCCTGGTGCACGAGATGAGCCACTTCACGGTGGTGGCCGGCACCGACGACCTGGCGTATGGGCAGGCGGCGGCCGGACAGCTGGCGGCCAGCGATCCGGCCCGGGCGCTGAATAATGCCGATTCGCATGAGTACTTTGGGGAGAATACGCCGCATCTCGAACTGCGCTGATGTGTAGGGTGGGCACGCCGTGCCCACGCGGATGTCAACATGGCGTCAACGTCACGCGTGGGCTCGGGGAGCCCACCCTACTAGCACGGCCTCAGCAGCTTTTCCAGCGCACGATTCAGTGCTCTGAGATTTATCAATCGTATATACAACAGTGGCGGATTTCGTTTGCGCGCGCTCATGAATTCTACGAGGATGGTTGCCGGGCTTTGGGGTACGAGCCCATCACTAGAAGCGCTGCTTCGCAGCAATAACGACATCTACGGAGAGCAAACATGAGCAGGAATCAGCTGAAATCGGCCGCCGGCGCCGCCGTGCTGGCAATGTCGATGGCCGCCCAGGCGGGGAACAGCGGCGTCGCCGTCTCGGTCGCGCCCGAGAAGGCTGCGCTGGGCAAGCGCGACGATGTGGTAGTCAAGGTCACCTTCACCAACACCTCGGGCAGTCCGCAGTACGTGCTGAAGTCGCACACCCCGTTCGAGGAAGTCGAAGCGCCGCTGTTCGAGATCACGCGCGACGGCAAGCCGGTGCGCTACCTGGGCGCGATAGCCAAGCGCGGCGCGCCCACCGCCGCCGATTACTTCCTGCTCAAGCCCGGTGCCTCGTACAGCGTGAAGGTCGAACTGTCGGCGCTCTACGACATGGCCACCACCGGCGACTATGCGATCCGCTACCACGTCGGCCGCGAGAAGGACGAGCTGAAGTCGGACGCCGCCACGGTCTGGATCGACGGCCTGCGTCCGCGCGGCTCGACCGAGGAAACCAATTCGCTGGCCGAGATGAAGGCCCAGGCCGGCGTGGTGACGACGGCAGGCGGCGCCCTCTCCTTCAACAAGTGCACGACCTCGCAGCAGTCCGACATCACCAACGCGGTGTCGGCCGCGCTGTCGATGGCAAGCAACGGCGACGCCTACATGGCCAAGGGCACGATGGGCACGCGCTACACGAAGTGGTTCGGCGCGGTCGACACCGGCCGGGTCGCGACCGTCAAGTCGCACTTCGCGGCGCTCAAGGACGCCTTCGCGACCAAGCCGATCAAGGTGGACTGCGGCTGCAAGAAGACCTATTACGCCTACGTCTATCCGACCCAGCCCTACACCATCTACGTGTGCAAGGCCTTCTGGAGCGCACCGATGACCGGCACCGATTCGAAAGGCGGCACCCTGGTCCACGAGATGAGCCACTTCAACGTGGTGGCCAGCACCGACGACTGGGTGTACGGCCAGTCGGGCGCGGCCAGCCTGGCGATCAGCGATCCGGCCAAGGCCATCGACAACGCCGACTCGCACGAATACTTTGGCGAGAATACCCCGGCGCTGCAGTAAAAAAACGTCGTCCCCGCGCAGGCGGGGACCCAAGTTTGCTTGCGTTGTCGGCGGCTCCAAGAAACTTGGATCCCCGCCTTCGCGGGGCGACGACGATTTCGCGGGGACGAC
This window of the Massilia sp. WG5 genome carries:
- a CDS encoding bifunctional diguanylate cyclase/phosphodiesterase, yielding MEAIAGGIGEDLAQQVIDGMPAGLLVVDAEGRVRSINSTMSAMLGIPDDALAGLPPLETLIPAAAPGERLAAALETARGTGAAQDGVVVPVDGHADGVRWFEFNIRRTRQAGDALLLLIGQDVTFRRQARLRLQESEEFFRLIFSQAAIGIALLSREGRFLRVNRKLSRIVGYTEIDLLQRFFHQITHPDELDEDKAQFARLVAGEERDFRRETRYRCQDGRTVWVALSASSMREAASGQLRLIVAVEDISRRKEAEEALLRMASHDALTGLPNRMLLQDRLDRAIAQAHRARRKVGVMFIDLDRFKHVNDSLGHEAGDRLIVEIARRLGGALRDSDTVARQGGDEFVVVLPDLGGPDDAALVAAKLLDSLFQPLPLCGQEVFPSGSIGIAMYPDDGGDSASLLKAADSAMYRAKTSGGNHYAFYAADLATKAEQHLRIENGLQRGLLRNEFVLHYQPQVDAASGRIVGVEALLRWQPEGGAMVAPDEFIPLAEETGLIVPIGEWVLEEALRQQARFARLTGGAPPRMSVNMSARQFREQDLAAKVERLLLDTGCAPSWLTLEITESMLMENTADVAAAMARLSSIGVHLAVDDFGTGYSSLANLKRFPIHCLKIDRSFVSDIAAGTGIDGDDAAIVKAVIALAQSMKLDVIAEGVESAAQLDFLGAHGCRRMQGYYFSRPVTAEKVEALLQEQEA
- a CDS encoding M35 family metallo-endopeptidase translates to MSRNQLKSAAGAAVLAMSMAAQAGNSGVAVSVAPEKAALGKRDDVVVKVTFTNTSGSPQYVLKSHTPFEEVEAPLFEITRDGKPVRYLGAIAKRGAPTAADYFLLKPGASYSVKVELSALYDMATTGDYAIRYHVGREKDELKSDAATVWIDGLRPRGSTEETNSLAEMKAQAGVVTTAGGALSFNKCTTSQQSDITNAVSAALSMASNGDAYMAKGTMGTRYTKWFGAVDTGRVATVKSHFAALKDAFATKPIKVDCGCKKTYYAYVYPTQPYTIYVCKAFWSAPMTGTDSKGGTLVHEMSHFNVVASTDDWVYGQSGAASLAISDPAKAIDNADSHEYFGENTPALQ
- a CDS encoding M35 family metallo-endopeptidase, with translation MNCKSIMGAALIVSAMAGAEAALAAAAGEVTVSVTPERQNLAKSDDVVVRVTVTNASAATQYLLKWQTPFGAIEAPLFEVTRDGLPVRYLGMQVKRPAPGAADYVALKPGASRSVRVELSALYDMAITGAYSVRWRADATQVFSRPGVARASARPETGPAAVWIDGRLPRGAPEASAAAPESPAGLSFNRCSNAQQETIASAAQAAQAMAQDANLYLQAKALGARYGSWFGAVDAERSATALRHFQAIGDAFANKPVTVDCSCKQAYYAYVYPNQPYRIYVCKAFWSAPPTGTDSKGGTLVHEMSHFTVVAGTDDLAYGQAAAGQLAASDPARALNNADSHEYFGENTPHLELR